From the genome of Nocardia sp. NBC_01503, one region includes:
- a CDS encoding alpha/beta fold hydrolase, protein MATADAEFEQSTDTVRSADGTTIAYLTVGAGPAVIVVPGALSVARGYARFAAALSGRGFTLHTIERRGRGESGPQGPEYRITEDCADIRAVRDKTGAGLIVGHSYGGLVALEAARDNPDIRKLALYEPGVSIAGSVPSEWMPAYAKYLEQGKPFDAFVEFVRAMGPENVRRIPRWMFRRMMPMFMKAPERDLVVGQLAENLREHREVVRLNDTYPNYAAVTAEVLLMDGDKDRRPHTDADHDQLAKTLPHCERRTLTGLDHFGIDKQAPELVARFIGEFFSRS, encoded by the coding sequence ATGGCTACAGCCGATGCCGAGTTCGAACAGTCCACCGATACCGTCCGGTCAGCGGATGGCACAACTATCGCGTACCTGACGGTCGGCGCGGGTCCGGCGGTGATCGTAGTGCCCGGTGCGCTGTCGGTGGCGCGTGGTTACGCCCGCTTCGCCGCGGCCCTGAGCGGTCGCGGATTCACCCTGCACACCATCGAACGGCGTGGACGCGGCGAGAGTGGTCCGCAGGGGCCGGAGTATCGGATCACCGAGGACTGCGCGGACATTCGCGCCGTGCGGGACAAAACCGGCGCGGGATTGATTGTCGGGCACAGTTACGGCGGACTGGTCGCACTGGAGGCGGCCCGTGACAATCCGGATATCCGCAAACTCGCCCTCTACGAACCCGGAGTGTCCATCGCGGGGTCGGTGCCATCGGAGTGGATGCCCGCCTACGCGAAGTACCTGGAACAGGGCAAACCCTTCGACGCCTTCGTCGAATTCGTGCGCGCCATGGGGCCGGAGAATGTTCGCAGAATCCCGCGCTGGATGTTCCGCCGCATGATGCCCATGTTCATGAAGGCCCCGGAACGCGATCTGGTCGTCGGCCAACTCGCCGAGAATCTGCGCGAACACCGGGAAGTCGTCCGACTGAACGACACCTACCCGAATTACGCCGCCGTCACCGCCGAGGTCCTGCTCATGGACGGCGATAAGGACCGCCGACCGCACACCGACGCGGACCACGACCAATTGGCGAAGACACTGCCGCACTGTGAACGCCGCACCCTCACCGGCCTCGATCATTTCGGCATCGACAAGCAGGCCCCCGAACTCGTCGCCCGATTCATCGGCGAATTCTTCTCGCGTTCGTAG
- the recD gene encoding exodeoxyribonuclease V subunit alpha, with the protein MTSIQLAQRGTGALQIFNEAGVLSAADVHVAVRLGRLGQESSPLVLFATALAVRAVRSGSVCLEVRRMHEIGVDAEGTEESSIDPSTLPWPDVDEVIAALRKSPLVCGSPAGPLRPLRLIDPPGSEAGPLLYLDRYYRQEETIRAALTERSTTQPMVDAELVRRELDRLFPGEGGPGEPPDRQRLAVALAATQWTTVVAGGPGTGKTHTIARVLALLVAHQQAIPGAPALRIALAAPTGKAAARLQESVREQAGDIGLPELTAATLHRLLGWQRGGASRFKHHEFNRLPYDVIVVDETSMVSLTMMSRLLPAVRPDARLVLVGDPDQLASVDAGAVLADLVAGPIAGQANPALDLILGAELRDSAAHPDALSARERERMRGGIVRLTRGRRFGGRIAELAVAVRAGDADTALDLLRAGGTELSLHTPEDIGAVRADVLRAAQSATDAALAGDATAALTALESHRLLCAHRQGPYGVERWDRMAAGWVAAAGISTEPGPGHWYPGQPLLVTANDHEARIYNGDTGVIVRMPDGTLRAALQRGTEPYLVHPTQFPGVTTVYAMTIHRSQGSQYDTVTTVLPGPESTLLTRELLYTAITRARKHVRVLGTEDSIRAAIGRRVLRASGLRV; encoded by the coding sequence ATGACCTCCATTCAGTTGGCGCAGCGTGGGACCGGGGCGTTGCAGATCTTCAACGAGGCGGGCGTGCTGTCCGCGGCGGATGTGCATGTGGCGGTGCGGCTCGGGCGGCTCGGCCAGGAGAGCTCACCCCTGGTGCTCTTCGCGACCGCGCTCGCCGTGCGCGCGGTCCGGTCCGGCTCGGTCTGCCTGGAAGTGCGGCGCATGCACGAGATCGGCGTGGATGCCGAAGGGACGGAAGAGTCTTCGATCGATCCGTCCACCCTGCCCTGGCCCGATGTGGACGAGGTGATCGCCGCCCTGCGCAAGAGTCCGCTGGTGTGCGGTAGCCCAGCCGGGCCGCTGCGCCCGTTGCGGCTGATCGATCCACCCGGATCCGAGGCCGGACCACTGCTCTACCTGGACCGGTACTACCGGCAGGAGGAGACCATCCGGGCCGCGCTCACCGAACGCTCGACCACCCAGCCCATGGTGGACGCCGAACTCGTTCGGCGAGAACTGGATCGGCTGTTCCCGGGTGAGGGCGGACCGGGCGAACCACCGGATCGGCAGCGGCTGGCGGTGGCATTGGCGGCCACCCAGTGGACCACCGTGGTCGCGGGTGGACCGGGTACGGGTAAGACGCACACCATCGCGCGCGTGCTGGCGCTGCTGGTCGCACATCAGCAAGCCATTCCCGGCGCGCCCGCCCTGCGCATCGCGCTCGCCGCACCCACCGGCAAAGCCGCCGCGCGACTGCAGGAATCGGTGCGCGAGCAGGCCGGGGACATCGGACTGCCCGAACTCACCGCCGCCACCCTGCACCGGCTGCTGGGCTGGCAGCGCGGTGGCGCGAGCCGGTTCAAGCATCACGAATTCAATCGGCTGCCCTATGACGTGATCGTGGTGGACGAGACCTCCATGGTGTCGCTGACCATGATGAGCCGCCTGCTCCCGGCGGTTCGCCCGGACGCGCGACTGGTGCTGGTCGGCGACCCGGACCAGCTGGCCTCCGTGGACGCGGGCGCGGTCCTGGCCGACCTGGTGGCGGGACCGATTGCCGGACAGGCGAATCCGGCCCTGGACCTGATCCTCGGCGCCGAATTGCGGGATAGCGCGGCACATCCGGACGCGCTCTCCGCCCGTGAGCGAGAACGCATGCGCGGCGGTATTGTTCGCCTCACCCGGGGCCGCCGCTTCGGTGGCCGCATTGCCGAACTCGCGGTGGCGGTGCGCGCGGGTGATGCCGATACCGCCCTGGACCTCTTGCGCGCGGGCGGTACGGAGCTGTCCCTGCACACCCCGGAGGACATCGGTGCGGTGCGCGCGGATGTCCTGCGCGCGGCGCAATCCGCCACCGACGCGGCCCTGGCCGGTGATGCCACCGCCGCGCTCACCGCACTCGAATCGCATCGCCTGCTCTGCGCGCATCGGCAGGGGCCGTACGGCGTCGAACGCTGGGATCGGATGGCCGCGGGCTGGGTCGCGGCCGCGGGGATCAGCACCGAACCCGGTCCGGGACACTGGTATCCGGGTCAGCCGCTGCTGGTCACCGCCAATGATCACGAGGCGCGCATCTACAACGGCGATACCGGTGTCATAGTGCGCATGCCGGACGGCACCCTGCGCGCGGCCCTGCAGCGCGGCACCGAGCCGTATCTGGTGCACCCCACCCAATTCCCGGGTGTCACCACGGTGTACGCCATGACGATTCATCGCAGTCAGGGCAGTCAGTACGACACCGTGACGACGGTGCTGCCCGGTCCGGAATCCACCCTGCTCACCCGGGAGTTGCTGTACACGGCCATTACTCGCGCGCGTAAGCATGTCCGGGTACTCGGCACCGAGGATTCGATCCGCGCGGCGATCGGCCGTCGGGTCCTGCGCGCGAGCGGTCTGCGCGTGTAA
- a CDS encoding flavin-containing monooxygenase, translating into MSSTPEHVDVLIIGAGLSGIGAAHHLQTAFPWRTYAILEMREGIGGTWDLFRYPGIRSDSDMFTLGYRFRPWLGDKAIADGDSILNYVRDTAADAGIDKHIRYRHRVLRAEWSTADEQWTVTAEHDGATVTITAGFLFSCSGYYRYDEGYTPEFAGMERFSGPVVHPQHWPEQLEVEGKRVVIIGSGATAVTLGPALADQGAHVVMLQRSPSYIISMPARDAFADRVRRVLPAKAAYALARAKNVGLSTAMYQISQRYPKRMRSWIFGLQKRWLPAGYDIQTHFNPSYKPWDQRLCLVPNGDLFRAIRQDKLEMVTDRIETFTETGLKLESGRELDADIIITATGLNLIAFGGLELTVDGAKVELPNAMAYKAMMLSEVPNFAFIIGYTNASWTLKADLVCEYVVRLLKHMDSHGYAKATPVRDPSVGTAPFLDFQPGYVLRALDRLPKQGDRAPWRLRQNYLRDLPMLRYGKVVDPAMRFEKAGESAPIASGQ; encoded by the coding sequence ATGAGCAGCACGCCCGAGCACGTCGATGTGCTCATTATCGGCGCGGGTCTGTCCGGTATCGGGGCCGCCCACCATCTACAGACCGCGTTTCCGTGGCGCACGTACGCGATCCTGGAGATGCGCGAGGGGATCGGCGGGACCTGGGATCTGTTCCGGTACCCGGGTATTCGCTCCGACTCCGACATGTTCACCCTCGGCTACCGGTTCCGGCCGTGGCTGGGGGACAAGGCGATCGCCGACGGGGATTCGATCCTGAACTATGTACGCGACACCGCCGCGGACGCCGGAATCGACAAGCACATTCGCTATCGGCATCGGGTGCTGCGGGCGGAATGGTCGACCGCCGACGAACAGTGGACGGTGACCGCCGAACATGACGGCGCTACGGTGACCATCACCGCCGGATTCCTGTTCAGCTGTTCGGGGTATTACCGCTACGACGAGGGTTACACGCCGGAATTCGCTGGGATGGAACGCTTCTCGGGCCCGGTCGTGCACCCGCAACACTGGCCCGAACAGCTCGAGGTCGAAGGTAAGCGGGTCGTGATCATCGGCTCCGGCGCGACCGCGGTGACTCTCGGCCCGGCGCTCGCCGATCAGGGCGCGCACGTGGTCATGCTGCAGCGCTCACCCTCGTACATCATCTCCATGCCCGCCCGCGATGCCTTCGCGGACCGGGTGCGGCGCGTACTGCCCGCCAAAGCCGCGTACGCGCTGGCCCGCGCCAAGAACGTCGGGTTGAGCACCGCCATGTACCAGATCTCGCAGCGCTACCCCAAGCGCATGCGGTCCTGGATCTTCGGGCTCCAGAAACGCTGGCTTCCAGCGGGTTACGATATCCAGACGCATTTCAATCCCAGCTACAAGCCCTGGGATCAGCGGCTGTGCCTGGTGCCGAATGGTGATCTGTTCCGCGCCATCCGCCAGGACAAACTGGAGATGGTCACCGACCGCATCGAAACCTTCACCGAAACCGGTCTGAAACTCGAGTCCGGTCGTGAGCTCGACGCCGATATCATCATCACCGCAACGGGTTTGAACCTCATCGCCTTCGGCGGCTTGGAGCTGACCGTGGACGGTGCGAAGGTCGAACTCCCGAATGCCATGGCGTACAAGGCCATGATGCTCTCGGAGGTCCCCAACTTCGCCTTCATCATCGGCTACACCAACGCCTCCTGGACCTTGAAGGCGGATCTGGTGTGCGAGTACGTGGTTCGCCTGCTGAAGCATATGGATTCGCACGGCTACGCCAAGGCCACGCCGGTCCGTGATCCCTCGGTCGGCACCGCACCGTTCCTGGACTTCCAGCCCGGCTATGTGCTGCGGGCCCTGGATCGCCTCCCCAAACAGGGCGATCGCGCACCGTGGCGGCTGCGCCAGAACTATCTGCGGGATCTGCCGATGCTGCGCTACGGCAAGGTCGTCGATCCGGCCATGCGGTTCGAGAAGGCCGGTGAATCAGCGCCGATCGCCAGCGGGCAGTAG
- a CDS encoding UvrD-helicase domain-containing protein, with protein sequence MTDDLFSLTDADLTVRPAATRSRRSGDSAGGESHRDAVGDDGGELFGLDGDIAPERGTERDDTESGTGDRAATAESGGSSGEMTGPTPAATEPVPDLFSVDGDATPERDAIRKAEKNRHAGDMTGSVSAAAEDIADPYGTPLGVAADNGESTGLDAVRPQGEGLWAEDGRPAGVSGAAETVQNTAGGQGDSGSGFQLTGPLPVGTTVLEASAGTGKTYAIVGLAVRFVAEAGVDISELLLVTFSRAATQELRERTRDRFVSVAAALADPERAQATGDELIRHLAQANPGEVAARRERLLAALSDFDAGTIATTHSFCQRMLDELGLAGEQDPGVRLVESIDDVVSTVADDLYLSRYAREIPPFGPADARRLAAAAVGDGAAILVPEVESEDDPAGERVAFAAAARAETARRKQLSGLRDFDDLLVLLHDVLADDEHGPRACQRIRDRFRVALVDEFQDTDPLQWDILRRAFHGHTTLVLVGDPKQAIYAFRGAEVLSYLDAVAHADSRRELTTNRRSDAGLLAALEHIHGGAALGHKEITVHTVAATRPFSRLTGAPEMVIPFRLRCLPRTGAGPLNRSGYPTVGRQRERVATDVAADIVRLLESGTTIDAGGERPLGPGDIAVLVRNRNQLDMVRKELELAGVASVLAGGASVFGTPSATQWLWVLHALEQPHRADRVRLAAGTALLGLAAEEIDSGGADLVGRLSAELRDSARLFARAGFAAVFEKMSAETELAPRLLALERGERQLTDLRQIAQLLDDAALREGLGLSALTRWLADRVRDPASGSVAGRSRRLDRDAAAVQIATVHASKGLEFPVVYLPFAWDAAKIRNPQTLLFHDEQGRRVLDVGGPEASEYSTRKPRAESEEAAEELRLLYVALTRAGAQVVAWWAPAFDTQTAPLHRMILGREPGSPAVADKVAVPADSVVLNRISEWASTAEPGVIAIEPVHEIRRARLPRDHTAAAAESLAVARFDRRLDQDWRRTSYSALTAGAHDAMPGGDQPDGGGVADEPTEPSVLGDELDVFATAAPSLMNTLPYGAEFGTLVHEILEYVDTDAPDLAAEMRARCTHAVAEQMFDADPEVLAHALMAVMRTPIGFGSLADISARDRLSELDFDMPLAGGDTPTDTRVSVPQIAGLLRRHLPADDVFLPYADQIAHLDDTPLRGFLTGSIDAVLRTAGPRFVVVDYKTNRLGTGDLTVAHYTHERMAAEMMRSHYPLQAILYSVALHRYLRWRLPGYDPARHLGGIRYLFVRGMIGPDTPDGCGVFDWMPPPALVTDLSLLLAGELTDTEAPA encoded by the coding sequence ATGACCGACGACCTGTTCTCGCTCACCGACGCGGACCTCACCGTCCGCCCGGCCGCCACCCGCTCCCGTCGCAGCGGCGACTCGGCGGGCGGCGAATCGCACCGCGATGCGGTAGGTGACGACGGCGGGGAACTGTTCGGGCTGGACGGGGATATCGCCCCGGAGCGCGGAACCGAGCGCGACGATACCGAGTCCGGCACGGGCGACCGGGCAGCCACGGCCGAGAGCGGCGGTAGTTCCGGCGAAATGACCGGACCCACCCCGGCGGCGACCGAGCCGGTCCCGGACCTGTTCAGCGTCGATGGCGATGCGACCCCTGAGCGCGATGCCATACGGAAGGCCGAGAAGAACCGCCACGCCGGCGACATGACCGGGTCCGTATCGGCGGCCGCGGAGGACATCGCGGACCCGTACGGGACGCCGCTGGGTGTGGCGGCGGACAATGGCGAGTCCACGGGATTGGACGCGGTCCGCCCGCAGGGCGAAGGTCTTTGGGCTGAGGACGGGCGGCCCGCCGGTGTCTCGGGCGCGGCTGAGACTGTTCAGAATACTGCTGGTGGGCAGGGTGATTCGGGGAGTGGATTTCAACTGACCGGGCCCTTGCCGGTCGGGACCACCGTGCTGGAGGCCAGTGCGGGTACCGGCAAGACATATGCCATCGTCGGTTTGGCGGTGCGTTTCGTCGCCGAGGCCGGGGTGGATATCTCGGAACTGCTGCTGGTGACCTTCAGCCGGGCGGCCACCCAGGAATTGCGGGAGCGCACCCGGGATCGATTCGTCTCGGTGGCGGCTGCGCTGGCCGATCCGGAGCGCGCACAGGCCACCGGGGATGAGCTGATTCGGCATCTGGCGCAGGCGAATCCGGGGGAGGTGGCGGCGCGGCGGGAGCGGCTGCTGGCCGCGCTGTCGGATTTCGACGCCGGGACCATCGCCACCACGCACAGCTTCTGCCAGCGCATGCTCGATGAGCTGGGGCTGGCGGGAGAGCAGGATCCGGGCGTGCGGCTGGTCGAGAGTATCGACGATGTGGTCTCGACCGTCGCCGATGATCTGTACCTGAGCCGGTACGCGCGTGAGATTCCGCCGTTCGGTCCGGCCGACGCGCGGCGTCTGGCCGCGGCGGCCGTGGGCGACGGCGCCGCCATACTGGTGCCCGAGGTCGAATCCGAGGATGACCCGGCGGGGGAGCGGGTCGCCTTCGCGGCGGCGGCGCGGGCGGAAACCGCACGGCGCAAACAGCTTTCGGGGCTGCGCGACTTCGACGATCTGCTGGTGCTGCTGCACGATGTGCTGGCCGATGACGAGCACGGCCCGCGCGCCTGCCAGCGGATTCGGGACCGGTTCCGGGTGGCGCTGGTGGATGAGTTCCAGGACACCGATCCGCTGCAGTGGGACATTCTGCGCCGGGCCTTCCACGGGCACACCACCCTGGTGCTGGTCGGCGACCCCAAACAGGCCATCTACGCCTTCCGCGGCGCGGAGGTGCTCAGCTATCTGGACGCGGTGGCGCACGCGGACTCCCGGCGCGAACTCACCACCAACCGGCGCAGTGATGCCGGACTGCTGGCCGCGCTGGAGCATATCCACGGCGGAGCGGCCTTGGGGCACAAGGAGATCACCGTGCATACGGTGGCCGCCACCCGGCCGTTCTCCCGGCTCACCGGCGCGCCCGAGATGGTGATCCCGTTCCGGCTCAGGTGTTTACCGCGCACCGGTGCGGGACCGTTGAATCGCTCCGGCTATCCGACCGTCGGGCGCCAGCGCGAACGCGTCGCCACCGATGTGGCCGCCGATATCGTGCGACTGCTCGAATCCGGTACGACCATCGACGCGGGCGGTGAAAGGCCGCTGGGCCCCGGTGATATCGCGGTGCTGGTGCGCAATCGCAATCAGCTCGACATGGTGCGTAAAGAGCTCGAGCTCGCCGGGGTGGCCTCGGTGCTCGCCGGTGGCGCCAGCGTCTTCGGTACGCCCTCGGCGACCCAATGGCTGTGGGTACTGCACGCTTTGGAGCAGCCGCATCGCGCCGACCGGGTGCGCCTGGCCGCCGGGACGGCACTGCTGGGTCTGGCGGCCGAGGAGATCGATTCCGGCGGTGCGGATCTGGTGGGACGGCTCAGTGCCGAACTGCGTGATTCCGCTCGGCTGTTCGCGCGCGCCGGTTTCGCCGCCGTCTTCGAGAAGATGAGCGCCGAAACCGAACTTGCGCCGCGCCTGCTCGCCCTGGAGCGCGGCGAACGTCAGCTCACCGACCTGCGTCAGATCGCACAGCTGCTCGATGATGCCGCGCTGCGTGAGGGTTTGGGTTTGAGCGCCCTGACCCGCTGGCTCGCCGATCGCGTCCGTGATCCGGCCTCGGGCAGTGTGGCCGGTCGTAGTCGCCGTCTGGACCGGGATGCGGCGGCCGTGCAGATCGCCACCGTGCACGCCAGTAAGGGGCTCGAATTCCCGGTCGTGTACCTGCCTTTCGCATGGGATGCCGCCAAGATTCGCAATCCGCAGACCCTGCTCTTCCATGATGAGCAGGGCCGTCGCGTACTGGATGTGGGTGGTCCGGAGGCGTCGGAGTACAGCACCCGCAAGCCCCGCGCCGAATCCGAGGAGGCGGCCGAGGAGCTGCGGCTGTTGTACGTGGCGCTGACCCGCGCGGGCGCACAGGTGGTGGCCTGGTGGGCACCGGCCTTCGATACCCAGACCGCGCCGCTGCATCGGATGATCCTGGGTCGCGAGCCGGGCAGTCCGGCCGTGGCCGACAAGGTCGCCGTACCCGCCGATTCGGTTGTGCTCAACCGTATCTCGGAGTGGGCGTCGACGGCCGAGCCCGGCGTTATCGCGATCGAGCCGGTGCATGAGATCCGCCGCGCGCGGCTGCCCCGCGATCACACCGCCGCGGCCGCCGAATCGCTCGCCGTGGCGCGTTTCGACCGCCGTCTGGATCAGGATTGGCGGCGCACGTCCTACTCGGCGCTCACCGCCGGGGCGCACGACGCCATGCCCGGCGGTGACCAGCCCGATGGCGGCGGTGTGGCCGATGAACCCACCGAGCCCAGTGTGCTCGGTGACGAACTCGACGTATTCGCCACGGCCGCACCGTCACTCATGAATACGCTGCCCTACGGCGCGGAGTTCGGCACCCTGGTGCACGAGATCCTGGAGTACGTCGATACCGACGCCCCGGATCTGGCCGCCGAAATGCGCGCCCGCTGTACGCACGCGGTCGCCGAGCAGATGTTCGACGCCGATCCCGAGGTGCTCGCGCACGCACTCATGGCGGTCATGCGCACCCCGATCGGATTCGGTTCCCTCGCCGATATCTCGGCGCGTGACCGGCTCAGCGAACTCGACTTCGATATGCCGCTGGCCGGTGGCGACACCCCGACCGATACCCGGGTGAGCGTGCCACAGATCGCCGGACTGCTACGCCGCCACCTCCCCGCCGACGATGTGTTCCTGCCCTATGCCGATCAGATCGCGCACCTGGACGACACGCCGCTACGCGGTTTCCTCACCGGCAGCATCGACGCCGTACTGCGCACCGCCGGACCACGATTCGTGGTGGTCGACTACAAGACCAACCGGCTCGGCACCGGTGATCTGACCGTCGCGCACTACACGCACGAGCGTATGGCCGCGGAGATGATGCGCTCGCACTATCCACTTCAAGCCATCCTGTATTCGGTTGCCCTGCACCGGTATCTGCGCTGGCGGTTGCCCGGCTACGACCCGGCCCGGCACCTCGGCGGTATCCGCTACCTGTTCGTGCGCGGCATGATCGGACCCGACACCCCGGACGGCTGCGGCGTCTTCGACTGGATGCCACCGCCCGCGCTGGTGACGGACCTGTCGTTACTGCTGGCGGGCGAACTCACCGATACGGAGGCACCCGCATGA